One window of the Benincasa hispida cultivar B227 chromosome 3, ASM972705v1, whole genome shotgun sequence genome contains the following:
- the LOC120073381 gene encoding homeobox-leucine zipper protein ATHB-6-like isoform X1 translates to MGSEREGRSKIEKDPGETGERTGKLYRVGLVSQEQSPRNSHVYGREFQSMLDGLDEEGSIEEHCHVGEKKRRLSVDQVKALEKTFEIENKLEPERKVKLAQELGLQPRQVAVWFQNRRARWKTKQLERDYGLLKANYESLKRSFDTLQQDNDALLKEIKELKSKLEEEKTESNLSVKEEIFVSESDNLLIEQTTNHLPVDHISLPVASDHSDDFNYEGFRTVGADDGDDQRVEVSLFPDFKDGSSDSDSSAILNEDNSPNAVVSSATAGMLQSHHQIMSSPASSLNCFPFQKAAYNNAQQFVKIEEHNFFSGEETCNLFSDEQAPSMHWYCPDQWN, encoded by the exons ATGGGTTCAGAGAGGGAAGGAAGATCGAAGATTGAGAAAGATCCAGGAGAAACAGGGGAACGAACTGGGAAATTGTACAGAGTCGGCCTCGTTTCAC AGGAACAGAGTCCGAGAAACAGCCATGTTTATGGCAGGGAGTTTCAGTCGATGTTGGATGGCTTAGACGAAGAAGGCTCCATCGAAGAACACTGTCATGTGGGGGAGAAGAAAAGGAGACTCAGCGTAGATCAAGTTAAGGCCCTGGAGAAAACATTCGAGATTGAAAACAAGCTCGAACCAGAGAGGAAAGTGAAGCTTGCTCAAGAACTTGGCCTGCAACCAAGGCAAGTTGCCGTTTGGTTCCAAAACCGTAGAGCTCGATGGAAAACTAAGCAACTCGAGAGAGATTATGGCCTTCTCAAAGCCAATTACGAATCTCTCAAGCGTAGTTTCGATACCCTTCAGCAAGACAATGATGCTCTGCTCAAAGAG ATCAAGGAATTGAAATCGAAGCTAGAGGAAGAAAAGACCGAGAGCAATTTATCAGTGAAGGAAGAGATTTTCGTGTCGGAATCGGACAATTTACTAATTGAACAAACAACTAATCATCTTCCGGTGGATCATATCTCTCTTCCCGTTGCTTCAGATCATTCCGATGACTTCAACTACGAAGGTTTCAGAACCGTCGGCGCTGATGACGGCGATGATCAAAGAGTTGAAGTGTCGTTGTTCCCTGATTTTAAAGATGGGTCATCGGATAGCGACTCAAGTGCCATATTGAACGAAGACAACAGCCCAAACGCCGTCGTTTCATCAGCGACTGCCGGAATGCTCCAAAGCCATCACCAAATTATGTCATCTCCGGCGTCGTCTTTGAACTGCTTCCCGTTTCAAAAGGCTGCTTATAATAATGCACAACAATTTGTGAAAATTGAAGAACACAATTTCTTCAGCGGAGAAGAGACCTGTAATTTATTCTCCGATGAACAAGCTCCCTCAATGCATTGGTACTGCCCCGATCAGTGGAACTAA
- the LOC120073381 gene encoding homeobox-leucine zipper protein ATHB-6-like isoform X2, translated as MKRHGSSDSLGALMSVCPTSEEQSPRNSHVYGREFQSMLDGLDEEGSIEEHCHVGEKKRRLSVDQVKALEKTFEIENKLEPERKVKLAQELGLQPRQVAVWFQNRRARWKTKQLERDYGLLKANYESLKRSFDTLQQDNDALLKEIKELKSKLEEEKTESNLSVKEEIFVSESDNLLIEQTTNHLPVDHISLPVASDHSDDFNYEGFRTVGADDGDDQRVEVSLFPDFKDGSSDSDSSAILNEDNSPNAVVSSATAGMLQSHHQIMSSPASSLNCFPFQKAAYNNAQQFVKIEEHNFFSGEETCNLFSDEQAPSMHWYCPDQWN; from the exons ATGAAGAGGCATGGCAGCTCAGATTCCTTGGGCGCTCTGATGTCCGTCTGTCCTACTTCAG AGGAACAGAGTCCGAGAAACAGCCATGTTTATGGCAGGGAGTTTCAGTCGATGTTGGATGGCTTAGACGAAGAAGGCTCCATCGAAGAACACTGTCATGTGGGGGAGAAGAAAAGGAGACTCAGCGTAGATCAAGTTAAGGCCCTGGAGAAAACATTCGAGATTGAAAACAAGCTCGAACCAGAGAGGAAAGTGAAGCTTGCTCAAGAACTTGGCCTGCAACCAAGGCAAGTTGCCGTTTGGTTCCAAAACCGTAGAGCTCGATGGAAAACTAAGCAACTCGAGAGAGATTATGGCCTTCTCAAAGCCAATTACGAATCTCTCAAGCGTAGTTTCGATACCCTTCAGCAAGACAATGATGCTCTGCTCAAAGAG ATCAAGGAATTGAAATCGAAGCTAGAGGAAGAAAAGACCGAGAGCAATTTATCAGTGAAGGAAGAGATTTTCGTGTCGGAATCGGACAATTTACTAATTGAACAAACAACTAATCATCTTCCGGTGGATCATATCTCTCTTCCCGTTGCTTCAGATCATTCCGATGACTTCAACTACGAAGGTTTCAGAACCGTCGGCGCTGATGACGGCGATGATCAAAGAGTTGAAGTGTCGTTGTTCCCTGATTTTAAAGATGGGTCATCGGATAGCGACTCAAGTGCCATATTGAACGAAGACAACAGCCCAAACGCCGTCGTTTCATCAGCGACTGCCGGAATGCTCCAAAGCCATCACCAAATTATGTCATCTCCGGCGTCGTCTTTGAACTGCTTCCCGTTTCAAAAGGCTGCTTATAATAATGCACAACAATTTGTGAAAATTGAAGAACACAATTTCTTCAGCGGAGAAGAGACCTGTAATTTATTCTCCGATGAACAAGCTCCCTCAATGCATTGGTACTGCCCCGATCAGTGGAACTAA